In Leptodesmis sichuanensis A121, the following are encoded in one genomic region:
- a CDS encoding XisI protein — protein MDKLTEYPKLIQRILTEYVELSKRHPNPDIETFLIVDEAKAHYIWMNLGWQNGERITEMTVYVRIRDGKFWIEEDWTENGIATDLIREGVPKEDIVLAFHEPKMRQYTEFAVAS, from the coding sequence ATGGATAAATTAACGGAGTATCCAAAGCTTATTCAGCGCATTTTGACTGAATACGTGGAGCTGAGTAAACGTCACCCTAACCCAGACATTGAAACGTTTTTGATTGTAGATGAGGCTAAAGCCCACTATATCTGGATGAACCTTGGTTGGCAGAATGGGGAACGTATTACTGAGATGACAGTCTATGTTCGGATTCGGGATGGTAAATTCTGGATCGAAGAGGATTGGACTGAAAACGGTATTGCGACTGATTTAATTCGCGAAGGTGTTCCCAAAGAGGATATTGTACTGGCATTCCATGAGCCTAAGATGAGGCAGTATACGGAGTTTGCTGTTGCGTCGTAG
- a CDS encoding XisH family protein, whose protein sequence is MPKPDIIHNAVKNALIKDGWLVTDDPYVIQYRRTVLYADLGAERPIAVERNGQKLVVEVNSFVGVFKIQDLKEALGQYDIYPYLLEEIAPDRKLYVAVNKVAYNTFLLRM, encoded by the coding sequence ATGCCCAAACCAGATATCATCCATAATGCCGTAAAAAATGCACTGATTAAGGATGGCTGGTTGGTTACAGATGATCCTTACGTCATTCAATACCGCAGAACCGTGCTGTATGCTGATCTGGGTGCTGAACGTCCGATTGCGGTTGAACGAAATGGGCAGAAGCTAGTTGTGGAGGTAAACAGCTTTGTTGGAGTATTCAAGATACAAGATTTGAAAGAGGCTCTCGGTCAGTATGACATATACCCCTATCTTTTAGAGGAAATAGCCCCAGACCGTAAGTTGTACGTTGCCGTCAACAAAGTTGCATACAATACTTTTTTACTCAGGATGTGA
- a CDS encoding HEAT repeat domain-containing protein, with product MDLEAIKQQFPESASDIEALENLGLATRQFGWIDDLDLDKAITACWLLGKIGDDRDADALIGVLAGHHPELWMQAATSLSSIMTQRHLSSLLSILETSSDPVQRESAVYALAFQPDSQIAPQVIQVLTEVAINQAEAPSVRAQALEGLANHLSQESLTLHQEAVGAIVAALDDSEAEIRFWACFAAGSLKTEEALSKLQCLAQNDKALLDGWWSASEEAEAAITSIRKALARGI from the coding sequence ATGGATCTTGAAGCTATCAAACAACAATTTCCAGAGTCAGCCAGCGACATCGAAGCTCTTGAAAACTTGGGGCTTGCAACTCGCCAATTTGGCTGGATCGATGATCTAGACCTGGACAAGGCAATAACAGCTTGTTGGTTGCTTGGAAAGATAGGGGATGATCGAGATGCAGATGCGCTTATCGGTGTGCTGGCAGGTCATCATCCTGAGTTATGGATGCAGGCAGCGACATCCCTAAGTTCGATCATGACTCAGAGGCATTTAAGCTCCTTACTCTCGATTCTCGAGACGAGTTCTGATCCAGTACAGCGAGAAAGTGCCGTGTATGCGCTCGCTTTTCAGCCAGATAGCCAAATAGCCCCACAAGTGATTCAGGTATTGACTGAGGTGGCCATTAATCAGGCTGAGGCTCCTTCTGTTCGAGCACAAGCTTTAGAAGGACTGGCGAATCACCTTTCCCAGGAGTCGCTAACTTTACATCAGGAAGCAGTGGGTGCGATAGTAGCAGCACTTGACGACTCGGAAGCTGAAATTAGGTTTTGGGCCTGCTTTGCTGCAGGCAGCCTCAAAACCGAGGAGGCATTGTCAAAACTCCAATGCTTGGCTCAGAATGACAAGGCCCTTCTAGACGGGTGGTGGTCTGCAAGCGAGGAAGCTGAGGCTGCTATCACATCAATCAGAAAAGCTTTAGCCAGAGGGATTTAG
- the cas2 gene encoding CRISPR-associated endonuclease Cas2, with protein MAESKNFYMICYDIRDPKRWRKAFKLLKGYGESLQYSIFRCRLSQRDREKLRWELEKILEAEDSLLIAGLCDRCVERIQACNRPETWTVEEEKFRIF; from the coding sequence ATGGCAGAAAGTAAGAATTTCTACATGATCTGCTACGACATCCGTGACCCCAAACGGTGGCGTAAGGCATTCAAATTGCTCAAGGGTTATGGCGAAAGCCTGCAGTACTCCATCTTTCGCTGTCGATTAAGTCAGCGCGATCGCGAGAAGTTACGCTGGGAACTGGAAAAAATCCTGGAGGCAGAGGATAGTCTGCTAATTGCTGGATTATGCGATCGCTGTGTAGAACGTATCCAGGCGTGTAATCGTCCTGAAACCTGGACAGTTGAGGAGGAAAAGTTTCGCATTTTTTGA